The genomic interval AGAACTTATGCTTTTGTTTTAGAATACTATTGGCTTTTAGagagttctgaaaaaaaaaagaaagaaagaaagaaatgagaaaggaatataTTTCTTCCTCGTCAGTCTTGATGACTTTCTAAAACCTCATGCATTTTGATGGGTAAGATTAATGAGACCACATAGTGTTAAGCACCTTGGACTTTCAGAACAAAGGTCTTTTAGATGAACAAAGTATCGTTATTAATGACACATCACTTCCAGTTTTCATCAGCAATGTAAAGTTTCGGCCACTCTAATGGGAACTTAAGAGCTCAATGTGGCGGGCAAGGCTATTAGCAAAGGTTCTTGACAGTAATACTTTtcacttctaagaaaaaaaataaatcacactcAAACTGATCAAAAAGACAAGTTGAGGGGTTCAGAAGGAGGTGAGCCCCTGCTTACTGAATTTCTCAAGGGCCTCGTGGGCCATGAGCCTGCTCATAAGCTCTGCCCTCTGTGGTGGGCTCCCGTCCCTATCTTCTGGACACCTTGCTGGCTCAGAAAAATCTCTCATGCTCTAAACCTCATCTTGCCCTCTTATTCCCCCTCTCCTGGCTCTCTGCGCCCACAAGTAGTCTCTGCGGGATTTCATCACCTCCAAGATATTTTTCTGTCGAATGATGAGCTGCTTGGCCAAATCCATGCCATAAGGAGTGCAGACAGCTGCACGGACTGAACCTACATGGCGGGAATCATAGATAGCCCTGTGGCAAACCAGCAGGGAAGCGGTTTTTCCTGAATACCTGTTGTTAGTCTTACTTACCAGGGCAATGATGCAGGATGGTTGTGTACTTAGAGTCAATGCTGTTAGCAAGTTttacaaagtctttttttttttttaatattttatttatttatttgacagagagagcaaaagcaggggaatgacaggcagagggagagggagtaggctccccactgagcaaggagccatcggggctcaatcccaggaccccgggatcatgacgtgagctgaaggcagatgcttaaccgactgagccacctctGAGCCccaagttttataaattctttatagaaagTGCTGCTCTCATGTAAGATCTCTTTGGGAAGgtagtgtagttttttttttttttttagcaattgcATAATTAGCAAATTGTTTATTTAGTTGATCTGATCCTGGAGATACCTAGAgtcttttttcttgttctgtaaTTGTTTTGGGAGTCTCCCCACCAAccatgtttgtttctgttttgtttgtggtttAGTTTACAAGGTAAATCAAAGCACATTACCAGTCCATTTGTTGAGTTCAATCTTTTCTGTCTCATTCCAGAAGACAGAGATCTAGCTCCAGGCATTTACTAGACAACATGAGAATTTAAGCCTGGCTGGAAACCTGAGTTATCAAACAAAATGCTATAGCACAGGGATCATCACAAGAAAATGCTTCATATTTCTGTTTATAAAGTTTTTGAGGCTTTGCAGTCCAAAAGATCCAACAAATAATTGCAATTTAGAATCTGAGTAAAATGTAGAAATGGAGAAGGCTGcaataatcacattttaaaataaattttcatactattttttaaattgatcacATTTGACCAAATTCAAGTAATAGCTGAAGATCAACTAATTCACATTACATGCTGGTGTTCATGTAACTTCAAATTCtgttttagaaagattaagtTCACTCTGAGccttattttgaaagattttcttgCTGCGATAAGAACCTGCTAATTGCAAATGAACAAAGTGGCTGGTACCGTTTGTGCCTTTAAGATCATAGTTCAAAAGAATTAAGCAAACATGATATCAAAGGTAAGACAAACACAACCTTTATTCTCTTTCAAAAGCTCAGAGAAGAGGACCTGGAACCACATTCACTGATTTAATCAGAATACCTTAAATTTTGTGGTCTCATTAAAAATTCTACAGTAATGgactaaatattataaaaatgatagtaAAATACATGGTTGCTCTCAGCCACATAGTAAAAAAGTAGTAAATTCTCTTATCCAACAAAAAGAAAGCTAGGCTAGTGAGCTGCTTGATCAATTATTCCTAATAAATAAAGATGATCCTATATACATATAATGATCAGGTTTTCATAGCCTAAAATCACAACATGCAGTCTGACAATAAAATTGTGTCACACTCAGGAACTGGAAAGCTAGCACACTagaaagagcaaaatattttttggtttatGCCAAATAGTGGGGCAGAAATATTAGCTTACAACTACTCCAGAATGTTGGAGACAGATGGCAGTGAACATGCATGCTGcctattaattattaattttcaaagaactagaatagAGTATAATAACATTAATGTAAATTATTCAATACAATTCAATATTCTCTGGCTACAAAAAAAGTATGTCAAAATCTTGTACTACCTTCCAGCCATGAAGAAAAACAGCAGTAAAACAGCTGTAAAAGATAGTAGGTATCAGACGACTGACAGAATACCAAATAATTTAGTTTCAGGAAATAAACTGGTTAAAATGGTATCactaaggttttttgtttttgttttgccataaaaaggtgatttaaaaaaaatctattgcttagaaataagtcagtcagagaaagacaaataccatatggtttcactcatatgtggaatttaagaaacaaaacagatgaacataggggaagggaaggaaaaataaaataagatgaaaacatagacgggaggcaaaccataagagatgcagagctccaggaaacaaactgagagttgctggaggggtggggtgggggatggggtaactgggtgatgggcattaaggagggcacctgacggaatgtgcactgggtgttatatgcaactgatgaatcaggTTTTTATCAGAATTTATCAGTTgataaattctacctctgaaactaatttgaaaaaaaaaatctattgctcAAAATAACTTTATATACAGTAGGGTAATTTTAGAGTAGGCAGACTTTAAGATTATCTTGATGTTTCTTAAGATTCTAGGTAACATACATGACTGTATTCCTTGGCATTCCTTTAAAACAATTACTAGAAATAAGCATGCTTCATTTGAGAACAtagattaaaaagtttttttctgacTCCGGGGAAAATGTATGCATGAAATAAACCTTTTTTCCTCTaagcataaaaaataattagatgaCCAAGAGGACTGAGTCAGGAGTCAGGAGAAACAGATTTGACTTCAGGGAAATCATTTTTCCTCTGAGACCCCTTCCATCTATCTGATTCTGAAGTTAAAATACTCACTCCAAGCTGTGCAAAGTGACCTGGCATTATCAAGTTTCTATACAGTACTGGGCAAACTGTTGTTGTTTTCACTTTAATCATCCAGTATTTGTCCTGCAAATTCGTATGCCAGATTTCTAGAGCTAGCAAGATTTTTCTCCCCACTCATTCCAGAAATTATGGAGAGCTTTCTATGTTGAAGGCAGGATTGCAAAACTTGCAATATTATGACTGTGTCACTGTCCCTGGGAATCCATGACAACCTGAAGAGCTGAATGCAGGTCACTGCTTCAGGGCCAACCTCAGACACATGAGGAAACAGGGAACATCCAGTGCTCTACTTGTTCCCTGGGTCGGGACAGTGATTCCCGAACTTGAGGGAATACAGGAGGAATCTCCAGACAGGCTTGTTAAAACacggctctttttttttttttttttttttttaaacacagggcTCTCACCCCAGCCTTATTGTGTCAGAATGGGTCTGTGTCTACAATATGTTCACATTTTTACAAGTATATTCTCTCACCCCTCCACACCTCTGCAAGTCATTTGTGggcttcactctctctcccaacatcccccccgccccaacccccgGCCAAGAAAACCACGGTGTTGTAGGAATAACAGAGTCAGAGTCAGGAGTCAAGGAAGAGCTGCGTGACCCTGGATGAGTTATAACATCTTTAGGTCTCAGTCTCTTCATCAGATGGAAGTTGAACAGGAATCTCTACTGTCCCTTCCACACTCAAATGCTGCGTACTTTAAGAACCTAACATGTCAACTCGGTGTAAATCGTGAAGATGGGGAGAATTTACAAGGATGTCTCAATCTGCGGTCCAAACACCCCAGCAAGGTTCTGGTAGCCCCCAGTTGCATGGAATTCCTCCCTCTGGTCCAGGCATCACACCAGGAGGAAAAGTGAGGCAAGGCTGGAATTGGAATTGATTGGGAGAATCTAAGAAGCTTGCAGGAGAGTTCAGACAACTAGCCGGAAGGGTCCTTTGAAAACGGGTATCACTCTGCGTCCTCATCCTCGTCGTTCTGGTCCTGGTAGCGAATGTAGACGACCAGCATGACAAAGCCCATGAAGATGCAGAGGGAGCCGACGACCAGGTAGGCGATGCCCAGGAAGGGGTTCTTGCCGCCCATCCAGGAGATGTTGCTGAAGACGATGAGCTTGTGGCCGCCGAAGGCGCGCACCGGGTAGTTGTAGGTGATGTTGACGAGGTAGGTGCCGCGCGGCAGCCCGGTGGAGTAGTTGCCCTGGCGGATGCGCGCGTACAGCTTGCGGAACGTGGGCAGCGCCGCCGTGCGCATCCACACCACGAAGTCCTGGTTGATGAAGCCGGTGTTGTTCGGGTCGGGGCTCAGCTCGTAGACGGGCCGGGGCCAGTTGGGCGGCGGGGCGGTGCCCTGGAACGCAAGCGCCAGGCTGCCGTTCACCAGGGGCGGGTTGCGGAACTTGACGTGGCAGTCGGTCCACCAGGCGATGCCGGTGCGGTCGAGCGGCACCTCGACGTACGGTCCGCCGGGCTGGCGCTGGTGCCACAGCGAGAAGGAGTCGTTGAAGAGGCTGTTGGCGATGGCGCCGCAGGGCGCGATGGGCAGGCCGGAGGCGCGGCGCTGGTAGGGGGCGCACTCGTTGGCCGGGTGGCGCAGCGCGCTCGGCAGCCCGCTCAGCTGCGTGTCGTCGCGGGACACGCTGTAGCGCCGGTTGTTCTGGTAGAAGTTGGTCAGCTCGTAGTAGAGGTACAAGGGGCCCGGGAAGAGCTCCGGCAGCGAGAAGTACCAGGCGCACGAGCAGCGAAGCGGCGGCGCGCGGTCCTGGTCGGCCAGGGCGCACGCCGAGCAGTTGCCGGTGCCCGGGTTGCCTGTGTAGTCGTACTCGAGCTCCTTGATGCCGTAGGAGGAGTAGaagaggcccaggcccaggccgaTGAAGGCCAGGCCGGCGCAGAAGAAGAGCGGCAGCGCGATGCTGGCCGACAGCAGCGGCTGCCAGGCAGGGAGGCGCTGCTGCGTGAACGCGGTGTTGTCGGGCTGGTGGGCGCCCCGGGCCGTGGCGCTCCAGGTCATGGCGGCCGCGCCGGGTCGGACGAGGGACGGGCGGAGTGGCGCTCACGAGAGGCCAGCCGGGGGCGCCGCCCCTCCGCGCGGGGCGAGCCCGAGGGCTGCTCCCGGCCCTGCTTTCCGCAGGCTCAGGTGAGTTTGGGGGCTGGCCCCGCCTCCGGCCCCTGCACAGGTCAGTCTTAGCCTTCTCCTTGCCGTGACCTGAACCGCTCAGTTCCGCCTCTGCCCAGGTGAGCCGAGCCGGCTCCGCCCCTGCTGGTGATGGGCAGCGGCGCCCAGCCTCTCCGGAGCGGAGCGGGGCGGGGGCGTTGGTTTCCTCACCTGGCGGGCCGGAGGCTCGCGTTTCCTCCCGGTCTGGGTGGGTCCGGCCGCCAGCTCCTCCTCCCCGAGGTGAGGGGCGTCTCCAGGCTGCGTCTGAGTGGCTCCTGCCTTGCTCAGGTACCACCTTCGCTTCCGCCTTCTAAGAAAGTAGAGAGCCTGGGCCAGTCTCTGCTGTTGATCACAGGAACTGCCACCTGTAGCGAGCATAAAGTTCACTGAGAGATTGCACCGGTGACTTGAAGGTTTCAGGTTATTAATCTTCTTTTATCTGGGGAGTGTGGAGGAGTGACTCTTGACCCTTTCGTCTTTGTAGGTTAACTTATGGACCCCCTTTTAGTCAACTTCTAACCACAAATTGTAGTACTGAGAGATTACACTATAGCAAATCTGTTAGTCATTCAATGTCAGCAATTCAAATtctagcatattttttaaaagacgaATGCTTTTCCGGCCAGGTATGGCAGTCTGGGTGCAAAgctaaaaaaaagtagaaagttctccaaaaataaagttggcctttattttttttttttttaagattttatttatttatttgacagagagagagatcacaagtaggcagagaggcaggcagagagagaggaggaagcaggctccctgcagagcagagagcccgatgtgggactcaatcccaggacctgagatcatgacctgagccaaaggcagcggcttaacccactgagccacccaggcgccctaaagttggcctttaaaaaagagaatcacaGACCACAAGAGGTTCAAAGCCTTTAAATATCTCTCTAGCTGCTGGAAAAACCACACAAGGGTAAAAACGCACTGGACTAcctgtgatttccttttcttttcagattcTTTGCCTGACTGGAGAAAGGCCCAATCCAAGGTCCCCAAAGACCTACCTGCTATCCACAGTCAAGGACTTTGGGAATGGTTTGGCCTAAGGAGGTGAACTATCGGGATTTATAggacttattttaaagagaaccCAAATGAGCTCTGGGTCATTGCTTGGGATTCTGGCTTTTATGTGCCATATTACACAAGGGGGTATCAGGCCATTTCAGCTTTGGGCTAAATTCTCCCTAGGTGTTGAGGGGTTCCAGCCTTTCCTCCAGCtcataaaatgcaaataacttaaatattttatatattacactTTTGCACCTAGAATAACAGGTTGCCTTCAGGAGTTGATGAAAACCCATTgaaatttggaaagttaaaattcttgcaaaattaaacaagaatttttaaaagcatcaccCAAGTGTTCACGCTTATGGTAAGTACtatagaagacagaagagaattCGACTAAAAAGGACCCTTGACTTCAAAGCATTTGCAGTCTATGAGGGGATATATATTactttgaagtaaaaaaaatcgAAAGGCACAATAGACAGCATATAGTCAAGTACCAAATTGCACTTTACAGGAAtgatactaaaaattaaaaagtaatattgttttgacaataaaaaattcattatctTGTTGAATGGAATGAATGCAGATTAGAGGCTTTATCTGTTAGAGGTCACTGAGGGAGAGTCAGATGACTTGAATTCCACTTCCCTCATGTCTAATTGTACCCCAAAAGAGGAATATTCTAACATTGCCAACAAGTTCCTGAAGTCTGAATCAATCTTCACTACACCTTTTCTTCAAtaagacaaaagaacaaacagTTCTCTGTATCATTATGGTTGAGTTCCATCTACACTTCTCATCAAATCATCAGTCAGCTTGACAGAAAGTACACAAAACTAGTCTCTAGGAAGAAATTCAGTCCTCAAAACTTAATCTAACACCACCACTCCCCTAAAAGTCTGAGCCCCCCTGTtgagctgagagcctttccctggATGGAAggcaaccattcattcattcttctaatTAAGGTGAAACCAGAGCATTCCAAAAGTCAAGAGAATAGAATATTTCAAGACAGGGAATGGTCAACAGGGTGAAACACAGCTGAGGGTTCAAGTGagataagaaatgaaaaggagTCATGGCATTTGACTTCTGTGGGAGCAGTTTGGGTGTTGGGGTGGGAAGAGTCAGGTTCTGTCAGgtgaaggaaaggggaaatggaGACAAGCAAGGTAGAGCAACTCTTTAGAaatgtggggatggggaggaaggagaaaggcaaGTGGTAGTCATTGTGAAGAGGACATATTTCAGAGGAAAGGCTTCTTTATAGAGGACAGACTACTGTTTATTCTGAGGGAAAAAGATTATAATTCAGGCAAGGTTGCAGATGGGTGATCCTGGGTGGCACAAAGGCAGGAACAGGCAGGGGGTCCAGAGGACAGGTGCAGGGTCACCTCACCCCAGAAATTAGATGACATGGAATAAAGATGGATGCAGAATGTAACTGGACTATGGGCTCAGCTCAAGAGAAGgaagttttaatttaataatttcctcCGTGCACTAAAATGCAGGGTCATCTCCAAAGGAAAGcgtgagaggaggaggagagggaactGACCAAGGACACAGGAAGGGATGTTGAGTGGCTTGGTCTAAGGGAGTCCCCTCCATCCAGACTGAGAGATGGCGAATGATTGAACATGTCCAGTGGATGGGGGCTTTCAGGGAAGGGGAATTGGAAAGATAGAGGTTCAAGCTAGTGTTGTTCTTGGGGCGGGGTGGCTAAAGGATACACCTTAGTATGTAAGCTGAatggcaaagaaaatgaaaccaagcCTATGGATCAAAAGAGAACATAGAAATCAGACACTGGGAGTCCTAATGATGTTCATGAGCAGGTGGCATGAAAGCCGGGAGGGGAAAAGTACTGATACAAGATGGGATGGTAGAGGTGGAGCTGTACAGGTTTCTGGGTATATGTCCTATTTCCTCCACCACCTTGGAACGTCTGAGAGGTCAAGGATTGATATACATCCTTGTCCCTCCGAATGCACTGTATAACGAAA from Mustela erminea isolate mMusErm1 chromosome 5, mMusErm1.Pri, whole genome shotgun sequence carries:
- the TMEM30B gene encoding cell cycle control protein 50B, coding for MTWSATARGAHQPDNTAFTQQRLPAWQPLLSASIALPLFFCAGLAFIGLGLGLFYSSYGIKELEYDYTGNPGTGNCSACALADQDRAPPLRCSCAWYFSLPELFPGPLYLYYELTNFYQNNRRYSVSRDDTQLSGLPSALRHPANECAPYQRRASGLPIAPCGAIANSLFNDSFSLWHQRQPGGPYVEVPLDRTGIAWWTDCHVKFRNPPLVNGSLALAFQGTAPPPNWPRPVYELSPDPNNTGFINQDFVVWMRTAALPTFRKLYARIRQGNYSTGLPRGTYLVNITYNYPVRAFGGHKLIVFSNISWMGGKNPFLGIAYLVVGSLCIFMGFVMLVVYIRYQDQNDEDEDAE